Genomic segment of Paenibacillaceae bacterium GAS479:
TGATGGAGCCAGAGAGGCGCGACGAGCGTTATCCGATCTACCAGGACGATTATGGCACATATATGATGAGCTCCGATGACATCTGTATGATCGAGAACTTGCATGAGCTGATGGAGGCTGACATCGACAGCTTGCGTATCGAAGGGTTGATGAAATCGCCCGAGTACAACGAGACGATCGTGCGCGCTTATCGAGCAGCAATTGATGCTTATACCGCTGATCCCGACGGCTACCGCTTCAATAACGAATGGTTGAATGCTATTCGTCGTGTACAGGATCCAGAACGAGAGCTGAGCTACGGCTTTTTCTATAAGGAACAGGTATATTGAATATTTGCAATCAGGAGGTGAACTTAACAACATGGCTATGACATTGAATCATCCTGTGCTAAAGGGTAAAAGGCATCGGCTAGAGCGCCCCGAGCTGCTCGCGCCGGCCGGCAATTTGGAGAAGCTGAAGTTCGCCGTGCACTACGGCGCGGACGCTGTTTATATCGGCGGCCAGAAATACGGCCTGCGCTCTGGAGCGGATAACTTCAGCTTCGAGGAGATGCGCGAAGGGGTAGAGTTCGCTGCGCGTTATGGTGCGAAGGTATTCGTAGCAACGAATATCTATGCTCATAATGAGGACATTGATGGACTGGAAGCCTATCTCCGCAAGTTGGAGGAGGTTGGCATCGCGGCAATTATCGCCGCCGATCCCGCAATTGTGGAGACAGCCCAGCGCGTTGCGCCGGGGCTGGAAGTGCATCTTAGCACTCAGCAGTCCGTGCTTAACTGGCGGACGGTGCAGTTCTGGAAAGAAGAGGGCCTGCCACGCGTCGTGCTCGCTCGCGAGACGAGCCTGGAGGAGATTGCTGAGATCAAATCCCATGTGGATATTGAGATTGAGGCGTTCATCCACGGAGCGATGTGCTCTTCTTTTTCAGGACGCTGCGTGCTTTCCAACCATTTTACCGATCGGGACTCTAACCGTGGGGGCTGCTGCCAGTCTTGCCGTTGGAAGTATGATCTGTACGTGGATGGCGACACAGTTAATGGTGAAGAAGACAATCAGTTCACGATGGGCTCCAAGGATCTATGCATGATCCGCCATATTCCGGAGCTGATTGAGGTCGGCGTGGACAGCTTCAAAATCGAGGGCCGAATGAAAAGCCTTCATTATGTCGCTACGGTCGTTAATGCGTACCGTCAGGCAATTGACTCCTACTTCGAGGATTCGGCAAGCTATGAGCTGAAGCCGGAATGGCTGGAGGAAGTGAACAAGGCGGCCAATCGCCCGCTGAACACCGGCTTTTTCTTTGATACTCCGAGCACGGAGGAGCATATTTACGGGCCGGAAGACAAGGCGGCTCCTTATGATTTTGCCGGAGTCGTTCTGGAGTATGACGCAGAGACAGGTCTTGCTGTCATCCAACAGCGCAATCACTTCAAACCGGGCCAGGAGATCGAGTTCTTCGGACCTGGCGGCACGTTTTTCAAGCAGCAGGTCGGCGAGCTTCATGACTTGGAGGGAGCCAGCCTAGATGCGGCGCGGCATCCGCTGCAGCATATCGTGCTGCGCACCGAGCAACCGGTTAAGCCAATGGATATGATGCGCAAGCGTATTCGATAACGATAATTCGATCCGACTCAATCGAGTCGGATCTTTTTTTAATTGTATTATTAATCTTCAGTACTTTAATGTCAAAAAGTGAAATAATGCTATAGTTATAACTGGTATAAAATTACATAGAAAGAAAAAAATATTTATCTGACATGAACATAATCGACGTTCTATGTTTATCCGATAAAAAAAGGAATAACCAATTGAAACGATATGAGGTGCGACGTCATGCTCAATAAAATCTACTCCAGCCTAAAGGATTCATGGACACGGCTCAGTCGGGCAAGCGGACAAAAAGGAAGGGATAAGAGTGGTAGTTCTAAAGCTACCCCGAATGGAGTAAGTGATGGGCGCCGCAAACCAGTGACGCTTGGCATGAAGCTTTTTCTGACGGTGTTTGCCAGCATTTTGATTTGCGTGCTAGTCATGGGGCAGCTCTCCTACCAGATTTCCAAGTCGATTATCGAGAAGCAGGCAACGGAGTCGTCGAGCCAGACAATCAAGCAGCTATCTGAAAAATTGGAACTTATTTTCGGCCAGTTTGATGATATTTCAATGCAATTTGTATCGGATACAACTCTGCAGAACATGATCTCCAGCACGCTATATGCTTCTGAAGAAGCAGAAGCGCTCAGGGCTCAGCGTGAATTGAACAACAAGCTGCAGAATATGGTCCTCGGTATGGATGGCGTTGAAAACTTGAATTTGATACCGCTTCGGGAAAGCCTTGGCGATACCGTGATCGGCACAGGGGAGCTGGACAAGGCAAAGCTGGAGCAACAGGAATGGTATAAGGCGGCTTTGAAAGCTCAGAGCCAGGCAGTGTGGATTCCGACGCAGCCGCTAGGCTTTCAGGGCGGCGGCAAGCCGACGATAGGACTTGCTCGGCCATTGAAGGAGCCAGGCGGCAACGAGGCGGTATATCTACTTTTAGTAGAGATTCAGGACAGCGCTTTGCAGAATCAGATCAAAGGCGCTGAACTTGGCGAGGGCAGCAGCATTTCGATAGTCGACAGCAATGATCGGATCCTGATAGACAGCACCGACAGGGGGATGATTGGTAAGGAATCGAGGGTCAAGCTGAACGGTGCCATGAACGAGCAGTTGGACGGTGCGCTGCTTACCGAGAATGCAGGTAGCGATGTGCTCGTAATCTACAAAAGCTTTCCGACAAATGGATGGATATTGTCGAGCGTGCAGCCTGTAGGTGTGCTTGTGCATGCGGCGGATTCAATTTACCGCTTGACCTTCATCGTGTCCGCAATTGCGGGCGTGCTGGCTGTGCTGATCGGATTATTCGTGATGCGGCTTGTCGGAGCGCCGCTGAACCGGTTGCGCAGCTTGATGCAGCGAGGCAAGGATGGTGATCTTACCGTGCGGGCGGAAGCCAAAAGTGGCGATGTCATCGGCAGGACGGAGCATAGCTTCAATGAGATGATGGAACAGATCACCGAGCTCGTTACCGAAGCTCGCACAGGAGCGGAGCAGGTGCTTGGCACGGCTGCGGAGCTTGGCGGAGTTTCCAAACGTACAGCGGAAGCTGCCCGCGAGATTGCGACAGCCTCTGAGGAGATTGCAGGTGGAGCTTCCAGCCTTGCGACGGAAGCGGAGCGGGGCAGTGACCTGACGATGGACATGAGCCGCAGTATGGAGCAGTTGAAGCAGAGCAATAGCCAAATGAGCGGTACGGCTCAACAGGTCGAGACTTCTAGCAAGCTCGGCAGCGAGTATATGGTCCAGCTCGTGCAGAAGACGGCTCAGACCGAGGAAATGACGAGCAATATGGCGAAGCAGATTGAGTCACTTCAGGAAAGCACACGTTCTATTCGCAAAATTCTTGACGTCCTCGGCGGCGTCGCCAAACAGACGAATATTTTGTCGCTGAACGCTTCAATCGAGGCGGCTCGTGCAGGCGCTGCGGGTAAGGGCTTTATGGTCGTCGCTGCGGAAATCCGGCAGTTGGCGGAGCAATCCAGACAGTCCATCGGTATGGTCGAGGAAATAACAGGCCGCATTCAACAGCAGATGGATGAAACGGTGGCTTCACTTGCAGCGGCCCGTCCTATTTTCCAGGAACAGATTGAATCGGTGAAGGATACAAGCCAAATTTTCCTGGAAGTGCAGGGAAGGATGGCTGAATTTGGAAACAGCCTGCAAAGTGTCGGTAGCGCGGTTCAACTGCTGGATGAAGTCCACTCCCAGCTTAGCGGAGCGATGACAAGCGTAAGCGCAGTTGCGGAGCAGTCCTCGGCAACTTCGGAGGAAGTAGCCTCGCTGACGCAGGAACAGCAGGGCGTAAGCCAGGGTCTCGTTGAACTTTCGTCCAACCTGGAAGGCGTATCACGCTCGTTGCAGCTGGCGCTTGCTCGTTTTCAAACCGAACAGTAACAACATGAAACCGGACCCTCTGAGGTTCGGTTTTTTGTTGTGATTAGGTCCTATGACTTCGTCTGTCCAATGTCAAGAGACATTCGCCTTGTTTATTTTCTAATAAAGAATTAAGTTCACACGGCTATATTCCGATATGGATAGGTACAAGGAGTTAAGAATAGAGGATGGTGTATTCAATTGCAAAATCCGTTTAAAAGATCCCTCAAAAAGGGTACGTCTGTTCCGCAACGGACTGCTGATTCTTCTGCTAGTTCCAGGTTTGCTTCACGCAATCCGCTGAATCTAATGAGTGTAAGATTGTTTTTGATCGTTTTCATTAGTATTTTAGCTTGCATCAGCATTGTCGGTACGCTTTCCTACAACATTTCCAAAAGTGTCATCGAGAAAAAGGTTACGGAATCAACAATCGCGACGGTAGGTCAGCTGAGAGGAAAGCTGGACCTTATTCTATTGAGCCTGGAGAATTACTCCATGCAGTTTTTTACAGACAAGCAGCTTCAGCAAAATTTGAATAACCTGGCCACCATTAGCAAGGAGGAATATGCCTGGTTTGATAATCAGAAGCAGATCAATGACAGGCTGGCAGGCTTGGCGTTGTCGAATCAAGATGTTGTAAATGTGAATTTGATTCCGACTGGCGGAAAATCAACTCAGATACTGGGAACCGGTAGTATGGAATATGACAAGATTAAGGATACAGCTTGGTTGAAGCAGGCTGCTGAGCTAGGCGGCAAGCCACTATGGATTCCGGTTCAGCCGAATGGTTTCCAGGGCAAAAGTGAGGCTTCATTCGGGCTTGCCCGGGCGATCAATATTGCTTCGAGCGGCAATTCCTATATTCTGCTTATTGAGATTGAAAAAACGGTCATTTCGGAACAGATGCAAAACATCGCTCTCGGCGACAGGAGTCGAGTGCAGTTACTTGATACGGCAAACACCGTTCTAATCGACAGTCTGGATACGGCTCAGGAAGGAAAGCAGACCGACATTGACCTGAGCAATAAGGGGACTGAGGAGGATACGGAAGGGCGAGGAAGTATTGTTACAGGCAGCGGTGCTGGTGAAGTACTTGCTGTTTATGAGAACCTGGGGAAGAGTGGTTGGAATGTTGTCGCCATGCTTCCGACTGCTGAGCTCGTCAAGGATGCCAAAGAAATCGCGCGTTCATCATGGTTTGTTTCAGGAGGCGCTGCTTTACTAGCTATTTTTGTTGGAATTTATGTGATATTCACTATTGGACGCCCTCTTCGTCAGCTCCGCAATCTGATGGGGGAAGCGATGGAAGGCAACCTGACCGTCCGTTCAACACTACGCTCTAAGAGTGAAATAGGTCAGCTTGCGGACAGCTTCAATGAGATGATGGGGCGCATTACCGAGCTTGTACAGCAGACCCGCGGCAATGCTAAACTTGTTCTAAGTACGGCGGAGCAGGTCGGAGACGCTTCTCGCCGCACGGCTACCGCTGCTCGTGAGATAGCTGTTGCTACGGAAGAAATTGCTGGCGGTGCTACAAGCCTGGCGATGGAGGCGGAGCGGGGAAGCGATCTGACTGGCAACATGGATCACGGCATGAGGAAGGTCAAAACTTCCAACGATGAGATGCGAGCTTCGGCAGAGCAGGTGGAGACGGCTAGCCGAGAGGGAACGGAACATATGGCAGCGATGATTCAAAAAACGGGTGAAACCGAACTGATGATTCGTTCCATGACGGAGAAAGTAGAGCGGCTTAAGGATAGCACTCGCTCGATCCGTAAAATTTTGGATGTGCTCGGTAGTGTTGCGAAGCAGACGAATATTTTGTCTCTTAATGCTTCGATTGAAGCAGCACGCGCGGGAGCAGCGGGCAAGGGCTTCATGGTTGTAGCGGGTGAAATCCGGCAGCTTGCGGAGCAATCCCGGCAATCCATCAGCCTGGTAGAGGGCATTACAAATACGATTCAGACCGAGATTGAGGAAACGGTCGTTGCGCTCGGAATGGCTCAGCCTATATTCCAAGAGCAGATCGGCTCCGTCAAAGAAGCCAATGGAATTTTCCTGGAAGTTCAAGGGCGTATGGGTGCATTGTCCGATAGCTTGGAAAATGTGTGGGAATCGATTCGCATGCTGGACGAATCCCAGCAGCAGCTCGGCGCGGCGATGGGTAGCGTGAGCGCAGTTGCGGAGCAATCTTCCGCCACCTCGCAGGAGGTAGCTTCGCTCAGCAGTGAGCAGCTCGGTGTGAGCGAGAGCCTTGTTGCCCTGTCGGGTAGTTTGGAAGCTGTATCCAAGTCGCTGCAGCAATCGTTGGACAAATTCCAAGTTAATGAATAACTGAATCCGTTGTAGCAAGTCCGGTCCGCTCAGCGGACCGTTTTTTTTGTGTTCAGGTTAGCCAACGGAGAATGGGCAACACTTGGAATAGAAGATTAGATTGCGCAAACAGGACGACACAAGAAAGGACGAACGGCGGCATGAGGATAACAAGATTGAGAATAATCGGAGCGGTTGTATCCGTGCTCCTGACTGCCGCTATCATTCGATTAGCTTGGCTCATGTTTATGCCATGGGAGACGGCGCATCAAGGAAAGGCAGCGTTAAGCCGCCCGGTTGTGCAACAGCGCAGCCATCGTCTATTGCTGGACACTGGCAGAGGAGACTTTGTAGATCGGAATGGCTTGGCGCTCACAGGGTTCTCCTATGAGGCGCTGGCCATTTTTCCGTATCCGCAAGGAGGGAAGCCTAGAGGCAGCGGCCGTGATCTGAACGCGCTGGCTCGCATTATGGGCATCAGCCGTCTGCAGCTGCAACAGAAGCTGGATCGAGCTCAGTATCCCGAGTTTTGGCTGGAGGCGGGCAGCGGCATGCCGCATCAGCTGAGCGCCACTCAGTTGAAGGAGCTGTCCAGCTTGAAGATTGAAGGAGTCGCTGTGCTGCCTTACCGCTCTCATACCGATGAATTCGGCCTGCACATTCAGGCAATCGGTTATGTCAGCGAGAACCCGCAGCGCATGGCTGATCATTATAACAAGCAGTTGAAGACCGGAAAAGCTACGCTGCGCGAGAAGACGGGCGGCGGTGGCTTGGAAATGTCGTTGGATACGCTGCTTAGAGGTACGGGGCCGGTATATGCCAGCTCATGGACGGATGCGGCAGGCAACCCGCTGAAGGGACTCGGCTTGACGATGAATCGTCCGTCCAACCCGATGTACCCTCTGAAAGTGGAGACGACGCTTAGTCTCCCTTTGCAGGCCGAGCTTGAGAGGCAGGCGCTTGCGGCTGGACTTGGCAAAGGCGCAATTGTTGTACTGGATGCAAGAACGGCGGATATTTTGGCTACGGTATCTTTGCCTGTAATGAAGGACGTAACTTCTCCAGGGCTGTTCTATGATGGTGCGGCCAACCGCGCTGTACGTGCTTATACGCCGGGGTCTATCTTTAAGCTAGTTACGGAAGCAGCCGCACTGGAGGCCGGTGTGGCCGATGAGGATGAGGTCTTCCACTGTGATGGAGAATATGGCCATTATGGCCTCTCTTGCTGGAAAGAAGGAGGGCATGGTGCAATCACGTTGCGGGAAGGTTTGGCCCAATCCTGCAATATTGTGTTTGCTGCGCTAGCGGAAAGGCTTCAGCCACAGCAGCTGGAGCGGACTGCGGATAAGCTGGGACTTGGCCGACGAATCGGCTGGAGCCTGCCTACAGGTGAACATGAAGGTGCTCTCAAGGGCCCTTTGAGGTTGCTTTGGGAGGAGGAGTCCGGAGGCGTGTTCGCGAAAGACACAATCGGCCCGAATCAAAATCTTCGCACTAGCGGTGCGTTAGCAAGAACCGGCATCGGGCAGCAGGATGTATTGCTAACTCCGCTGCAGGGGGCTAATCTGATCGTTACGCTGCTTCATAACGGCAAGGTTACTGAGCCGCGGCTTGTAACTGGCATCCGATATGCCAACGGTCAGCAAATGGCTAGGCTTGGCCGTCATATCTCTCCCTCACCTTATGGGCAAATTTCCCCTTCAACCGCGACTGCGCTTCGCAAAGGCATGAAAGAAGTCGTCGCTGCCGGAACGGGCCAGCGCTTGCAAGGTAACGCTTGGAAGCTCGCCGGCAAGTCAGGCACGGCGCAGACCGGTGCAGCAGGAACCGGCAACCACCAGTGGTTCATCGGTTATGGGCCAACATCAACACCTCGATATGCGGTTGCAGTAATTGCCGAGAACCGGCCTGAAGGAAGCGCCAATCTTGCTGCCAAAGTATTCGGGGAAGTCATGGAAACGCTGGCGTCATGGGAAGCGTCGGGAACCGATCGATTGCCTTGATAAGTAAGAGGAATTGTGCGCAGCTCCTAGCGCTTGGTGGATCACATTTGTTAACAGCTAATCAAAAGAGTGAAGAGCCTTCCCTTGCGGGACGGCTCTTCACTCTTTTGGGCTGAAAAAATTGCTTAGTGGCAAGATGTCTCACTATTATCCATAAGCTCCTGTTCTGTCTTAACTGGTTATCCAGTTAATTCTTTTCAGCAAGCTCCACATCATACTCACCTTGCGGCGGCGTAATCCAGCGGCGGAGATAACCTTGGTCGTACAGCGCCTTGACGAGAATGAGCAGCACGGGAGAAAGGATGACGCCGACTACTCCAAACAAGGATAGCGAGATGACCATGCATGCAAGCATGGTAAAAGCAGAAACGCCGAGTGTGTCTCCAGTAATGAGCGGTTCCAGAATTTGCCGTACTATGACGATGACCAGGAACAGCACCAAGAGCCAAATGGCCAATTGAAAATCACCGACTGCAAACAGGTACAAAATCCATGGCACAAAGATGGTGCCGACACCAAGCAGCGGCAATACGTCGAAGATCGCTGCCAAAACGGAAATTGTAAGGGCATTGTCAACGCCAAGCAGCAACAGGGATACAAATACAACGATAAAGGTGATCGTGATTAGTTTGAGCTGCGATTTGAGATAGGCAGTGATGCCAGAGAAGACGTTTTCCCGCAGAAAAGTGAAAGCTTTCTTGAAGGTACGCGGCGTCTTGCTCGCGGCGATCCGCTTCCAGCTGCCAATCTCGATGCTGAGAAAGTAGGCGAGAATGATCCCGATAACAAAATTGAACATAAAGGTGGAGACAGAGCTCAAATAACCGGCGGCCTTGAGCAGAAATCCTTCGGCAACTTTTTGCCCCCACGCCGTTATTGAATCGATGTATTCTTGCAGCTTGTCCACCGTTCCTGGCGGCAGGGCGCTGACTTTTTCTTTGAGCCAAGTGGAACCCTCGGTTACCTGAGCTAGGAGGATATTCTGGTACATGGGCAATTTGTCCGCTAGCGCAGTGGCTTCCCGAATCATAATATAACCTGCGCCGAAGAATACTCCGAGAATGAGAACCGAAAACACCATGATGGAAATCGCGGAGGCGATCGATTTTTTGATACCCGCTCGATTAAGCAGCTTGGCCAGCGGCTCGATGGCGGCAAAGATAAGCAGAGACAGGAAAATTGGTGCAGCAATGGAGTAAAGATAGGTGAAGGCAAGCATAATCAGATACACGGTAAGAGCAATAAGCCCAATGTCGAACGCGGTACGCCAGTATTTACGGTAAAACATTAACATGGTTAATCAGACTCCTTTAAGGGCAACAATTGGAAATCGATTCATATTTCTGTTTTGATTGTACTATAGATTTTAGATAAGCAGGCGTTTTTTGAAACTCGTTTATGTTACAATGGGTCGTAGACTTCAAGAGAATATGGTGGGGAAAAGAACGATGGAGAATTTGCTTGTCTGGGGATTCTACTTCCTCTCGCTCTATGCATTCATCCCGGGGCTGGTGAGCCGCATGTTCGGTTTCCGCGTGTTCAAGAAAGGGTTGTCGGAGAAGGAGATCTCCCTCACCTTTGATGACGGACCTGATCCGCAGTATACGCCTAAGCTGCTGGACTTGCTCGCCAGGCACGGTGCCAGGGCGACTTTTTTTGTCGTTGGAGCCCATGCGGAACGGCACCCGGAGCTGCTGAAGCGGATGAAGGATGAAGGCCATACGATCGGAATTCATAATTACGTGCACAAGGCGAACTGGATAATGAGGCCCAAAGCGGTCAAGAAGCAGATTTCCTTGACGGCCGAAGTAATTGAGCGTTCGACAGGGGAGACCCCTGTCTTTTATCGTCCTCCTTGGGGAATCGTCAATTTATTTGATTTTTCCAAAAAAGGTCAGTACAAGATTGTGCTGTGGTCCGGCATCTTCGGTGATTGGAAGGCGCATGAGGATTCGAATCGGCTTAAACGTCGTCTGCTCAAAAAGCTGAAGCCGGGAGAAGTTGTACTTCTCCATGACTGCGGTCTGACTCTAGGAGCGGATGCGAACGCGCCAGCTCAAATGCTGGAGGCGCTGCAGTATTATTTGGAAGAAGGAACACGCAAGGGATACCGCTTTGTCACGGTCCCGGAGCTGATTGAACTGACAGAGAAGAACAAGGCGAGGCGGCCTGGCTGGTGGAATCGTCTGCTCGCAGCGGCATGGTTGCAATATGAGAATCTGTTCCATTTGGCGTTCCGACTCAAGCCAATCTCCGGGAAAGAAGACGGCAAGCCTATTCTGCACTATCGTCAAGTTAGCTATAATGGGCCTGAGGTCGAGCTGAAAGAAGGCGTCCGCATCACTAAAGGTGACAAGCTGGCCGAAATTCATCTGGATAACGCTCTGCTACGTCAAGCGGCTATGCGTTCCTCTTCTCCGGTAACGGTCATGATTCGTTTGATTCGAGAGATGGAGTCGGCTCTTCCCGCCGTGTCCAGAGCCGTGCTGAATGATCCAAAAATGTCGTCCGTCAAGGCTCTCTACGGGGTCTCAATGATTCATAAGGGAACAGACAAGCTAGGCTTTCAATTGTTTGACCTGCCGGAAAATTTATTCGCCAAAGTTTCTCGTATTTATCTAAAGATTTTATTCCGTGTGTTATCTGCTAAGCCGAAACAGAAGCAGAAGCAGACAACCAGCACGAAGAAAACAGGCCGCGGCAGTGCGAATGCCATGTATCCTCGAATGCTGTTTCTGTCTCGCATGGATATGGAGAGCTTCGTGAACATGACAACGCCGGCTCCTAGAAAAGCCGAAAGTCCCAACGAGCTGCCCCTTGCAGCCACATCAGAGGAATCAGCCCTTCCTACAACGATTCTGTCCTAACGCTTTGCCAACCGGCCCGTCATTAGTCGAGGCCGGTTTTTTTTTGCATATGTACATCACCCAAGGGATGTCGGAAGCAGATTGTTTGTTCTACTTGAATTGAATCAAGTGTTACTGATTCTTTTCGCGGTTCTGTCAAGCTTTTGCATTGGACTTTTACCATGAAGGAGCTATGATGGAAAAGAAGGGAGAGGAATTCATGACCGAGGCAGACTGGGAAGAGCATCTGATGCTGCAGATCGCCTCCCGGAGCAGCGACGCGCTGGAGAAGCTTTATGACCGTTATGAGCGACCGCTGTATTCGTTCATTTACCGAATTGTCGGAGACGGTATGGCGGCAGAAGAAATCATTCAAGAGCTGTTTTTAAAAATATGGAATAATGCAGAGGCATATACCTCGAACGGGCGGAATGGCAAGGTGAGCAGTTGGATTTTTACAATAGCTCGCAACCGATCCATCGACTGGCTGCGTAGGCGAGATAGCCGTCCCGCGGCTGGTGGGGAGATCGGGCTGGATGTAATAAGCGATCCGCTCACGACCGAGCTGGCCGTTGAGAACCGTTTGATGGCCGAGCAGATGAGACAAGCACTGTCTGAGCTTAATGTGGAACAGAAGCAAGTTCTGGAATGGGTTTATTACGGGGGTTATACTCAGCAAGAGATAGCCGATCACCATGATATTCCGCTTGGCACGGTGAAGAGTCGCATCCGCCTCGGTCTACGTCAGCTGCGCAAGCGGCTCGGCGATTCGTGGAGAGAGGGGGTTCGTACATGAGGGAAGAGCATTCAGAGTCCGATGAGCGTCCATGCTCCGACATAGAGCTGTATGCATTAGGTATGTTGGATGGTGGAGAACGCGTTCGCATGGAGACGCATGTACAGGACTGCGCCGAGTGCAAGCAGGAGCTTGACAGGCTGCAGGAGCTTCTTGGTCTGTTGCCGTTGGCTGCAGAACAGGTGGACCCTCCCGAGGGGATGAAAAAGCGGGTACTGAACGCTGTGCTGCGAGGTCCTGCGCCGGAGAGCAGGGACAGCGGAGCTGAGGGAATTTCGTTGGCATCTAGCAGAACTGGCGAGAATGTTCCCGACGAATTGGAGCAGGTTGATGCTGTTGAGCTTCGAGACGCAGAACTGCGTACCGCAAAGCCGAGTGACGCGGAGCTGTATTCTTTAGAGCAACGTGCAGAAGAGCATCGTGACGCGGAGCATGCCGCAGAACTTTATGCGGAAGAGCGTCGTGCTGAGACCGAGGCGAACCGGCTGCAACAATCGGCTGCAGAAGCGATGAACAGCCCGGCTTCCCTTGAAGCCAATGAGCCTGCCCTACAAAAAGATGGTGAAGCTGTGACCGCCACATCGGCGACTTGGACGCCTTCTTCACAGCAGCAAACCAGAGGCTGGCGAGCCTCGCTTACAGCTGTCCTGGCGGCAGCTGCTGCAGTGATGCTGTTGCTGTCCGGTGTGCTGGCGCAGCGAATGGACAGCCTGAACCGTGAGAACAAACGTCTCGCGGCGGAGCTTGGCCAGACCAGGCTCAGCCTGGACAACGCGAACAGCGAGCTGAAGAAGGCGGCTCAGCCTTTTACCGGAGCGGCAGTAAGCCAGGTCGTTTCCTTGAAGCCAGTCAAAGATTTGGTTGCGCGAGGTCAGGCCTATATTCTAGTCGATGAGAGAGGCACGCATCTAATCGTGCAAGCGAGCAAGCTGCCCGAGCTTAAAGATGAACAGGCGTTCCAGGTATGGCTGATCAAAGGGGACAAACCAGTCAATGCCGGGACGTTCAAGCCTTCGGGCAACTCAGGGGCAGTCACATTTACGTTCCCTGGAGGCTCCTTTGACCAGGTAGCAATTACACTGGAACCAGACGCCTTTGGCGCCACGCCGCGTG
This window contains:
- a CDS encoding sporulation integral membrane protein YtvI, which produces MLMFYRKYWRTAFDIGLIALTVYLIMLAFTYLYSIAAPIFLSLLIFAAIEPLAKLLNRAGIKKSIASAISIMVFSVLILGVFFGAGYIMIREATALADKLPMYQNILLAQVTEGSTWLKEKVSALPPGTVDKLQEYIDSITAWGQKVAEGFLLKAAGYLSSVSTFMFNFVIGIILAYFLSIEIGSWKRIAASKTPRTFKKAFTFLRENVFSGITAYLKSQLKLITITFIVVFVSLLLLGVDNALTISVLAAIFDVLPLLGVGTIFVPWILYLFAVGDFQLAIWLLVLFLVIVIVRQILEPLITGDTLGVSAFTMLACMVISLSLFGVVGVILSPVLLILVKALYDQGYLRRWITPPQGEYDVELAEKN
- a CDS encoding RNA polymerase sigma-70 factor, ECF subfamily, translating into MEKKGEEFMTEADWEEHLMLQIASRSSDALEKLYDRYERPLYSFIYRIVGDGMAAEEIIQELFLKIWNNAEAYTSNGRNGKVSSWIFTIARNRSIDWLRRRDSRPAAGGEIGLDVISDPLTTELAVENRLMAEQMRQALSELNVEQKQVLEWVYYGGYTQQEIADHHDIPLGTVKSRIRLGLRQLRKRLGDSWREGVRT
- a CDS encoding Peptidoglycan/xylan/chitin deacetylase, PgdA/CDA1 family; amino-acid sequence: MKLVYVTMGRRLQENMVGKRTMENLLVWGFYFLSLYAFIPGLVSRMFGFRVFKKGLSEKEISLTFDDGPDPQYTPKLLDLLARHGARATFFVVGAHAERHPELLKRMKDEGHTIGIHNYVHKANWIMRPKAVKKQISLTAEVIERSTGETPVFYRPPWGIVNLFDFSKKGQYKIVLWSGIFGDWKAHEDSNRLKRRLLKKLKPGEVVLLHDCGLTLGADANAPAQMLEALQYYLEEGTRKGYRFVTVPELIELTEKNKARRPGWWNRLLAAAWLQYENLFHLAFRLKPISGKEDGKPILHYRQVSYNGPEVELKEGVRITKGDKLAEIHLDNALLRQAAMRSSSPVTVMIRLIREMESALPAVSRAVLNDPKMSSVKALYGVSMIHKGTDKLGFQLFDLPENLFAKVSRIYLKILFRVLSAKPKQKQKQTTSTKKTGRGSANAMYPRMLFLSRMDMESFVNMTTPAPRKAESPNELPLAATSEESALPTTILS
- a CDS encoding Putative zinc-finger, with protein sequence MREEHSESDERPCSDIELYALGMLDGGERVRMETHVQDCAECKQELDRLQELLGLLPLAAEQVDPPEGMKKRVLNAVLRGPAPESRDSGAEGISLASSRTGENVPDELEQVDAVELRDAELRTAKPSDAELYSLEQRAEEHRDAEHAAELYAEERRAETEANRLQQSAAEAMNSPASLEANEPALQKDGEAVTATSATWTPSSQQQTRGWRASLTAVLAAAAAVMLLLSGVLAQRMDSLNRENKRLAAELGQTRLSLDNANSELKKAAQPFTGAAVSQVVSLKPVKDLVARGQAYILVDERGTHLIVQASKLPELKDEQAFQVWLIKGDKPVNAGTFKPSGNSGAVTFTFPGGSFDQVAITLEPDAFGATPRGEMVLAGALKA